TTCGGACACCTGCCTTCTCTCAATTAGTTTACACAATCAAGATTTTTGTGTCCACTTTTTCATACTAACACCAAAAAGAAAAAGCTGAATCATGTATTTTGACTCAGCTTTTTTATATATAAATGCTTTTTAGAAATCCAGATCAAGTTCTTCCAGTTCCTTATCTACTTCTGTTACTTTTTCTTCTTCTGCAAGCACACTTTTTTCATACATCTTAAAGAAAGGATAGTACATCAAAATCCCTAAGAAAACTATAATTACAGCATAAATCGGTGCCTTCCAGTCAAGTGTAATCAGATACTGTGCTATAGGGCTCGGCATTCCTCCCACATTTACTATAGGCTTGTTAATAAATCCTAATTTAAATACATAATATGAAAATACACTTAATATAGGTGTCCCAATTACAAATGGTATAAACAAATACGGATTATACGCCACCGGAAAACCATATACCACAGGTTCTGAAATATTGAAGATTGCCGGAACTATAGAAGCTTTTCCTGCTGCCTTAAGCTCTTTTGATTTACTCATAAGTCCCAGAATAGAAATAGCTCCTGTTACTCCCGAACCTGTACATGCCATAAAATATCCCCAGAAATTTTCTGTAAAAATATGTGTAGGTACTCCTCCTGATGCAAAAGCCTGAGCATTTTCAGTCAGATACTGTGTCATAAACGGCAGTGTAAAACTTACAAGTATTGCATAACCGTTTAATCCAAGGAACCAGAAAATCATTTCAAACAATGATACTAAAAACACAGCCATAGGCGTATCAATTCCCTGAGTCGCAGGCCCTAATACTGTTACGAATACTTCCGGAAGTATTTTCCCGCCTGACATTACCTGAGTAAATAT
The nucleotide sequence above comes from Sebaldella sp. S0638. Encoded proteins:
- a CDS encoding PTS sugar transporter subunit IIC, which encodes MKEKKMNGFITMLEKYITPIAEKIEAQRHISSIKNGMISLMAILMVGSISLIVMGLGNFFPDGSSIKNIFDNYNAILGLPFMFTYGLLSIYAAITISYAHSQKMEIPVLHSLLGAVLATAILNVKVTDGAFDFSFMDSRGLFIAIFASLISVEIMAFLIKKKVTIRIKGLPDMIGKTFEAIVPLLIIICLSVFISIFTQVMSGGKILPEVFVTVLGPATQGIDTPMAVFLVSLFEMIFWFLGLNGYAILVSFTLPFMTQYLTENAQAFASGGVPTHIFTENFWGYFMACTGSGVTGAISILGLMSKSKELKAAGKASIVPAIFNISEPVVYGFPVAYNPYLFIPFVIGTPILSVFSYYVFKLGFINKPIVNVGGMPSPIAQYLITLDWKAPIYAVIIVFLGILMYYPFFKMYEKSVLAEEEKVTEVDKELEELDLDF